The following proteins are encoded in a genomic region of Desulfocurvibacter africanus subsp. africanus DSM 2603:
- a CDS encoding chemotaxis protein CheW: protein MDDGIQIREAILKARAARLARRHGPKAEAAEDLAGWLFFRRSRRIFGLETSCVLEAQVLGGLTPIPCVPPFIMGVTALRGRVVAIMDLPLFLGLDPGLVPETPAVVIARGHGLETALLADEVLGVQSLAETDKLPAPANLPLALAALCRGVTTQGWLLLDGDALLTDQNLLVEERV from the coding sequence TCAAGGCCCGGGCCGCCAGGCTGGCCCGACGCCACGGCCCCAAGGCCGAAGCCGCGGAAGACCTCGCTGGATGGCTGTTTTTCCGCCGCTCCAGGCGCATCTTCGGCCTGGAGACAAGCTGCGTCCTGGAGGCCCAGGTTCTTGGCGGGCTGACGCCCATTCCCTGCGTGCCGCCTTTCATCATGGGCGTGACCGCCCTGCGCGGCCGAGTGGTGGCGATAATGGATCTGCCGCTGTTTCTGGGCCTTGACCCCGGTTTGGTCCCGGAAACGCCGGCGGTGGTAATCGCACGGGGTCATGGGCTGGAAACGGCCCTGCTGGCCGACGAAGTGCTGGGAGTTCAATCCCTGGCCGAGACGGACAAGCTTCCCGCGCCGGCCAACCTGCCGTTGGCGCTGGCGGCCTTGTGCCGGGGCGTGACAACGCAGGGCTGGCTGCTGCTCGATGGGGATGCGCTGCTGACGGACCAGAACCTGCTGGTCGAGGAGCGTGTTTAG